The Prevotella melaninogenica genome has a segment encoding these proteins:
- the aspS gene encoding aspartate--tRNA ligase gives MYRTNTCGELRLSDAGKEVTLAGWVQRARKMGGMTFVDLRDRYGITQLVFNEADNADLCGEANKLGREYCIQVKGVVNERQSKNSKIPTGDIEIIAKELKVLSSSETPPFTIEDNTDGGDDLRMKYRYLDLRREAVRKNMELRHRMTILIRNFLDAAQFMEVETPILIGSTPEGARDFVVPSRMNPGQFYALPQSPQTLKQLLMVAGFDRYFQIAKCFRDEDLRADRQPEFTQIDCEMSFVDQDDVINLFEEMARHLFREIRGVELPKLEQMKWHDAMKRYGSDKPDLRFGMEFVELMDDLKGTGSFSVFDEAAYIGGIVVPGCADYSRKQLNELTDFVKRPQVGAQGLVFIKYNADGTIKSSIDKFYTEEQLLKVRETTGAKDGDLVLILSGNNVRKTQVQLCSLRLEMGDRLGLRDKNVFKCLWIVDFPLFEWSDEEQRLMATHHPFTMPNPDDIKLLDEHPEQVRAKAYDFVCNGIEVGGGSLRIHDTQLQEKMFEVLGFTPESAKAQFGFLMNAFKYGAPPHAGLAFGLDRFVSIMAGLDSIRDCIAFPKNNSGRDVMLDAPSFIDQKQLDELEIKLDLKA, from the coding sequence ATGTATAGAACAAATACTTGTGGAGAGCTGCGCCTTTCGGATGCAGGCAAGGAAGTGACCCTCGCTGGATGGGTACAGCGCGCACGTAAAATGGGAGGTATGACTTTTGTCGACCTTCGTGACCGCTATGGTATTACCCAGTTAGTTTTCAATGAGGCCGATAATGCAGACCTTTGTGGCGAAGCTAACAAGTTAGGACGTGAATATTGCATCCAAGTTAAGGGTGTTGTTAATGAGCGTCAGAGTAAGAATAGCAAGATTCCTACAGGTGATATAGAGATTATTGCTAAGGAGTTGAAGGTGCTTAGTAGCTCAGAAACTCCTCCTTTCACAATTGAAGATAACACAGACGGTGGTGATGACCTCCGTATGAAATATCGCTATTTAGACCTTCGTCGTGAGGCTGTGCGCAAGAATATGGAATTACGTCACCGCATGACGATTCTTATTCGTAACTTCCTCGATGCTGCACAGTTCATGGAAGTTGAGACACCTATCCTCATTGGTTCAACACCAGAGGGTGCACGCGACTTCGTTGTACCATCACGTATGAACCCAGGTCAGTTCTATGCACTCCCACAGAGTCCACAGACATTGAAGCAGTTGTTGATGGTTGCGGGTTTTGATCGCTACTTCCAGATTGCTAAGTGTTTCCGTGATGAGGACTTGCGTGCCGACCGTCAGCCAGAGTTTACACAGATAGACTGTGAGATGTCATTCGTTGATCAGGATGATGTTATCAATCTGTTTGAGGAGATGGCACGTCATCTTTTCCGTGAGATTCGCGGTGTAGAGCTTCCTAAGTTGGAGCAGATGAAGTGGCATGATGCTATGAAGCGTTATGGTTCTGATAAACCAGACTTGCGTTTCGGCATGGAGTTCGTAGAGTTGATGGACGACTTGAAGGGTACAGGTTCATTCTCTGTATTTGATGAGGCTGCTTACATTGGAGGTATTGTTGTTCCTGGTTGTGCTGACTATAGTCGTAAACAACTTAACGAATTGACCGACTTTGTGAAGCGTCCACAGGTAGGTGCTCAGGGCCTTGTGTTCATTAAGTACAATGCAGATGGTACTATTAAGAGTTCTATCGATAAGTTTTATACAGAGGAGCAGTTGCTGAAAGTTAGGGAAACAACAGGTGCTAAGGATGGTGACCTTGTGTTGATTCTTTCTGGTAACAACGTTAGAAAGACACAAGTTCAGCTCTGTTCTCTGCGTCTTGAGATGGGCGATCGCTTAGGACTTCGCGATAAGAACGTATTTAAGTGTCTTTGGATTGTCGACTTCCCATTGTTCGAATGGAGTGATGAAGAGCAGCGTTTGATGGCTACTCACCATCCATTTACAATGCCTAACCCTGATGATATCAAGTTGTTGGATGAGCATCCAGAGCAGGTACGAGCAAAGGCATACGACTTTGTTTGCAATGGTATCGAAGTTGGTGGTGGTTCACTTCGTATTCACGATACTCAGTTGCAGGAGAAGATGTTTGAGGTTCTCGGCTTTACCCCAGAGAGTGCTAAGGCACAGTTTGGCTTCTTGATGAATGCTTTCAAGTATGGTGCACCACCTCATGCAGGTCTTGCTTTCGGTCTTGATCGCTTTGTAAGTATCATGGCAGGTCTCGATTCAATTCGTGATTGTATCGCATTCCCTAAGAATAATAGTGGACGTGATGTCATGTTGGATGCTCCTTCGTTTATTGATCAGAAGCAGTTGGACGAATTGGAAATCAAGTTAGATTTGAAGGCATAA
- a CDS encoding sigma-70 family RNA polymerase sigma factor, with product MTSNEKYIEDIANEQLLSDKEEQELAEKIKVGDARALEKLTKANLKFVVSLAHQYRNRGLGEDDLISEGNIGMMYAAQKFDGSKGVRFVVFAAPYIRKAMEEAIKEQATLYKLPKNETSRFEQKRSHAISIDQPVPVGSNNNFTLQHILENENAKHADEHLNQEILSNEIQKGLDVLDEREKRVITYIYGLTGAHYTMAEIAEDMGLKRERVRQIRDKALRKLHKKMK from the coding sequence ATGACTTCAAACGAGAAATACATAGAAGACATAGCTAACGAGCAGCTTCTTTCAGATAAAGAAGAACAGGAGTTAGCTGAGAAGATAAAGGTTGGTGATGCAAGAGCCTTGGAAAAATTGACCAAGGCTAACTTGAAGTTTGTTGTTTCATTGGCGCATCAATACCGTAACCGCGGATTGGGTGAAGACGACCTTATCAGTGAAGGAAATATTGGTATGATGTATGCCGCACAGAAGTTTGATGGTTCAAAAGGTGTACGCTTTGTAGTCTTTGCGGCTCCTTACATCCGTAAAGCGATGGAGGAGGCTATCAAAGAGCAGGCAACACTCTATAAACTTCCTAAAAACGAGACAAGTAGATTTGAACAGAAGCGTTCACATGCTATCTCTATTGACCAGCCTGTCCCTGTAGGCAGCAACAATAACTTCACACTTCAGCATATCCTTGAGAATGAAAATGCCAAGCATGCTGACGAACATCTCAACCAAGAAATCCTCAGTAATGAAATCCAAAAAGGATTAGATGTACTTGATGAACGTGAGAAACGTGTCATCACCTATATCTATGGATTGACAGGAGCACACTATACGATGGCTGAGATTGCGGAGGATATGGGATTAAAACGCGAACGTGTACGCCAGATTCGTGACAAGGCTTTACGCAAACTTCATAAGAAGATGAAATAA
- a CDS encoding mannose-1-phosphate guanylyltransferase, translated as MAQTDNHLVIMAGGVGGRFWPMSTADCPKQFIDVLGVGRSLIQLTYDRFAGVVPSDNVWVVTNQKYVSLVHEQLPEIPLNHILSEPCRRNTAPCIAYVSWRIKKENPKANIVVSPSDHIVTNETEFKRVISNCLKFTAETDAVVTLGMKPTRPETGYGYIQADLSTASARNREIYRVDQFREKPDLPTAEQYIKQNNFFWNAGIFIWSASTIVNAFRIYQPSIARIFERIMDVLDTADEQRVIDEVYPECENISVDYAIMEKAEEIFVCPADFGWSDLGTWGSLLAQTQHDIYGNAVIGKDVHLFDSKNCIVHTTEERKVVIQGLDGYIVAEQDGKLLICRLSEEQRLKQFTGEG; from the coding sequence ATGGCGCAAACTGATAATCATCTCGTCATTATGGCAGGTGGCGTAGGAGGTAGATTCTGGCCGATGAGTACTGCAGACTGTCCTAAGCAGTTTATTGATGTCTTAGGAGTAGGTAGATCACTTATCCAGTTGACCTATGATCGCTTTGCAGGTGTTGTTCCTTCTGACAATGTGTGGGTTGTCACGAACCAAAAGTATGTCTCTTTGGTTCATGAACAGCTCCCAGAGATACCTTTGAATCATATCTTGAGCGAGCCTTGCCGTCGTAATACAGCACCTTGTATTGCATACGTGAGCTGGCGTATCAAGAAAGAAAACCCAAAGGCTAATATCGTGGTGTCACCAAGTGATCATATTGTGACCAATGAAACAGAGTTCAAACGTGTTATTTCTAACTGTTTGAAGTTTACTGCAGAAACGGATGCTGTGGTTACTTTGGGTATGAAACCAACACGTCCAGAGACGGGTTATGGCTATATACAAGCTGACCTTTCAACAGCGTCAGCGCGTAATCGCGAGATTTATCGTGTTGATCAGTTCCGTGAGAAGCCAGATTTACCAACAGCAGAACAATATATCAAGCAGAATAACTTCTTCTGGAATGCAGGAATCTTCATCTGGAGTGCCTCTACTATTGTCAATGCTTTCCGTATTTATCAGCCAAGTATAGCAAGAATCTTCGAGCGTATCATGGATGTATTGGATACAGCCGATGAACAACGCGTGATAGATGAGGTTTATCCAGAGTGTGAGAATATTTCTGTCGATTATGCTATTATGGAAAAGGCTGAAGAGATATTTGTATGTCCTGCCGACTTTGGATGGAGTGATTTAGGAACTTGGGGTTCATTGCTTGCCCAGACACAGCATGATATTTACGGTAATGCTGTTATTGGTAAAGATGTTCATCTGTTTGATAGTAAGAACTGTATTGTTCATACAACGGAGGAGCGTAAAGTCGTTATCCAAGGTCTTGACGGCTATATCGTAGCAGAGCAAGATGGTAAATTGCTTATTTGTCGCCTTTCTGAAGAGCAGCGTCTGAAGCAGTTTACAGGAGAAGGATAG
- a CDS encoding DUF1573 domain-containing protein — translation MKKFLLMTVMLVFGLTFAVAQNQAEIKFDKVTYDFGTFSDDNPVHKTTFTFTNVGKAPLVINQIVASCGCTIPSYDKKPIAPGQKGTIDVTYNGTGKFPGHFKKSITVRTNGKVEMTRLYIEGVMTGK, via the coding sequence ATGAAAAAGTTCTTATTAATGACAGTGATGTTAGTTTTCGGACTGACATTTGCAGTAGCACAGAATCAGGCAGAAATTAAATTTGATAAGGTAACTTACGACTTCGGTACTTTCTCTGACGACAATCCAGTGCACAAGACAACATTCACTTTCACCAATGTTGGCAAAGCTCCATTAGTGATTAACCAGATTGTTGCAAGTTGTGGTTGTACTATACCAAGCTATGATAAGAAACCGATTGCTCCCGGTCAGAAAGGTACGATTGATGTGACGTATAACGGAACAGGCAAGTTCCCTGGACACTTCAAGAAGAGTATTACCGTACGCACAAATGGAAAAGTAGAAATGACCCGACTATATATAGAAGGTGTCATGACTGGTAAATAA
- a CDS encoding DUF4738 domain-containing protein, whose product MKQKLFVCILTLLVLLTACHNRGADYQQQHEDKQAKEMLQGLWTNGENSDPAMLVKGDSIFYPDSASMPVRFWIYQDTIYLQGQNIHGYKIEKQAAHLLKFANQNGDEVKLIKSNDKALYSAFNYHVYAMNTFLEQSQDTVIRTDLGYFQSKVHVQTTSDKVVKSTYNDNGVEVDNIYLDNVALLRLYNHGTPVFAHDFRKQEFQSLIPKSFLSRSILRKMYFTHADAKALYYYVIIGIPDAATTYVIELRVTPDGRMNKKLK is encoded by the coding sequence ATGAAACAGAAGTTATTTGTCTGCATATTAACGTTACTGGTTCTTTTAACGGCTTGCCACAATCGTGGAGCAGATTATCAACAGCAACACGAAGACAAGCAGGCTAAAGAGATGTTGCAGGGCTTATGGACCAATGGAGAGAACAGTGATCCTGCTATGTTGGTAAAGGGAGATAGCATCTTCTACCCTGACTCTGCAAGTATGCCTGTACGCTTCTGGATTTATCAAGATACAATCTACCTGCAAGGTCAAAACATTCACGGCTATAAGATAGAAAAACAGGCTGCTCACCTACTGAAATTTGCCAACCAAAATGGTGATGAAGTAAAGTTGATTAAGAGTAATGATAAAGCGCTCTATTCAGCCTTTAACTATCATGTTTACGCTATGAACACCTTCTTGGAGCAATCACAAGATACCGTTATCCGTACAGACTTAGGATATTTCCAGAGTAAAGTTCATGTACAAACGACCTCCGACAAGGTGGTTAAGTCGACTTATAACGATAACGGAGTAGAAGTTGACAACATCTATCTTGATAATGTTGCATTATTGCGATTGTACAATCATGGTACTCCTGTCTTCGCACATGACTTCCGTAAGCAGGAGTTCCAGTCGCTTATCCCTAAGAGTTTTCTCTCTCGTAGCATCCTGCGTAAGATGTATTTCACGCATGCTGATGCCAAAGCACTCTACTATTATGTTATTATCGGAATCCCTGATGCCGCCACAACATACGTTATCGAACTGAGAGTAACTCCTGACGGAAGAATGAATAAGAAGTTAAAGTAA
- the rfbC gene encoding dTDP-4-dehydrorhamnose 3,5-epimerase, whose protein sequence is MEFIKTEIDGVWIIEPKVFNDDRGYFFESFKQAEFDKNVGYHVDFIQDNESKSSYGVLRGLHYQEGDTAQAKLVRVIKGKVVDVAVDLRKSSPTFGKYVMVELSDENKRQFFVPRGFAHGFLVLSDEAIFTYKVDNVYSPQTEASLRWNDETVGVKWPIDAKDVILSDKDLNKGLSLKDAKVFE, encoded by the coding sequence ATGGAGTTTATTAAGACAGAAATTGATGGCGTTTGGATTATTGAACCTAAGGTATTCAATGACGACAGAGGTTATTTCTTTGAATCATTCAAACAGGCTGAATTCGACAAAAACGTTGGTTATCATGTTGATTTCATACAGGACAATGAGTCTAAATCAAGCTATGGTGTTCTGCGTGGACTACATTACCAAGAGGGCGATACCGCACAGGCTAAGTTAGTGCGTGTCATCAAAGGTAAGGTAGTTGATGTGGCTGTTGACCTTCGCAAGAGCTCACCTACATTCGGAAAGTATGTTATGGTTGAGCTGTCTGACGAGAATAAGCGTCAGTTCTTCGTACCACGTGGCTTTGCACATGGCTTCCTCGTTCTTTCTGATGAGGCAATCTTTACTTATAAGGTGGACAATGTTTACTCTCCACAGACTGAAGCAAGCCTTCGTTGGAATGATGAGACTGTAGGTGTTAAGTGGCCTATCGATGCAAAGGATGTCATACTTTCAGACAAAGACCTTAACAAGGGACTGTCTTTGAAGGACGCAAAAGTATTTGAATAA
- a CDS encoding FHA domain-containing protein, whose amino-acid sequence MKRVRCPKCDNFITFDETKYKSGQRLVFQCPQCSKEFGIRIGVSKLRKTQKEENDAPADEESENKYGSLHVIENVFHFRQVIPLQMGENVIGRYMKGNPINCPIETVDPSVDMTHCSITVSKNKHGKLQYVLRDGPSYTGTFVDNVILGDRERRVIEGGTLFTIGATSIILHTPDED is encoded by the coding sequence ATGAAGCGTGTAAGATGTCCGAAGTGTGATAACTTCATAACTTTTGATGAGACAAAATATAAGTCGGGACAACGTCTTGTTTTCCAGTGTCCTCAGTGTAGTAAGGAGTTTGGAATCCGTATAGGAGTTTCTAAACTTCGTAAGACACAAAAAGAGGAAAACGATGCTCCTGCAGATGAAGAATCAGAGAACAAGTATGGCTCTCTTCATGTGATTGAGAATGTCTTTCATTTCCGCCAAGTAATTCCTCTACAGATGGGTGAAAATGTCATCGGACGTTATATGAAGGGAAATCCAATTAACTGTCCGATTGAGACAGTTGACCCAAGTGTTGACATGACGCACTGCTCTATTACTGTTAGTAAGAATAAGCATGGAAAATTGCAATATGTGTTGCGTGATGGTCCTTCTTATACAGGTACGTTTGTTGACAATGTGATTCTTGGAGACCGTGAACGTCGTGTTATTGAAGGCGGTACGCTCTTTACGATTGGTGCCACAAGTATTATTCTTCATACTCCAGATGAAGATTAA
- a CDS encoding condensin complex protein MksE, with translation MRNNTQRIYERLIRGEFLSVDSSDNSIRHLYDDLEENFEDYADYFKEIGLQLEQGNGYFYFSRIGEGKQAIEQKLESFSKWLDYLDFLKCYNQAFSAGYQFRKGHLVEQISLDIELKEKANHLFKKYGAGSNQEIVNKLLQEMQNMGFAECVNIQDETFKITSAFRYAEELVNMIQIANEDEIPE, from the coding sequence ATGCGAAATAACACTCAACGAATATATGAACGATTAATCCGCGGAGAATTCCTCTCTGTTGACAGTTCTGACAACTCTATCCGCCATCTATACGATGACTTAGAAGAGAACTTTGAAGATTATGCAGACTACTTTAAGGAGATTGGTCTACAATTAGAACAAGGCAATGGTTACTTCTACTTCTCTCGTATAGGGGAAGGAAAACAAGCTATAGAACAGAAGTTAGAGAGTTTCTCTAAGTGGCTTGACTATCTTGACTTCCTTAAATGCTATAACCAAGCATTCTCTGCAGGCTACCAATTTCGTAAAGGACATCTGGTAGAACAAATCAGTTTAGATATTGAATTGAAGGAAAAAGCTAACCACCTGTTTAAAAAGTATGGCGCAGGCTCAAATCAAGAGATAGTGAACAAACTACTCCAAGAGATGCAAAATATGGGGTTTGCTGAATGTGTCAATATTCAAGATGAGACTTTTAAGATAACCTCTGCATTCCGTTATGCTGAGGAATTGGTTAACATGATTCAAATAGCTAACGAAGATGAAATACCTGAATAG
- a CDS encoding winged helix-turn-helix domain-containing protein, with the protein MTEKKEVKSAPKAAKKAPAKKAPAKKSVVAINAENVGFKAGDVYNALAAEAKALTVAEIAKAANISTEEVYLGIGWLFKEGKVKGENDKVALA; encoded by the coding sequence ATGACAGAAAAGAAAGAAGTTAAGTCTGCTCCTAAAGCAGCAAAGAAGGCTCCTGCTAAGAAAGCTCCTGCTAAGAAGTCAGTTGTAGCTATTAATGCAGAGAATGTCGGTTTTAAGGCTGGCGATGTTTACAATGCTCTTGCCGCTGAAGCCAAGGCTTTGACAGTTGCTGAGATTGCTAAGGCTGCTAATATTAGCACTGAGGAGGTTTATCTTGGCATTGGTTGGCTCTTTAAGGAGGGCAAAGTTAAAGGTGAAAACGACAAAGTTGCTCTTGCATAA
- a CDS encoding SPOR domain-containing protein, translating to MPLPNKLLNFANVIKLDRHIEILLLENDCVIVPGLGGFVAHHVSARYDEQDGLFLPPYRTLGFNAQLRMNDSLLVQSYVDAYELSYPEALAQIEKEVDEIYQALDEEGLFELNDLGSLSRNSEGNLEFEPFESGILTPLYYGLSSFNFTKFVTEKQSAPTTIEVKTQKQGVVFVDDSDTANKRLSISMRAVRNVAAAAVFLTAVFLVAFPGSNRQGANDKQQIKSGVLYNIFDSDDTSNASQQLNTLTPTNQVSGVKLQQTTPTITSHYWAIVMASHVTESNARAFVHKLQKSGLSDARVYEGAESIKVLYGYFSSQKEAYEKMKFINKTTDFKEAWVIEIGK from the coding sequence TTGCCACTTCCAAATAAATTACTTAATTTTGCAAACGTGATAAAACTCGACCGACATATAGAGATACTTCTGTTGGAGAATGACTGTGTTATTGTCCCAGGCTTAGGTGGCTTTGTTGCCCATCATGTTTCAGCAAGATATGATGAGCAGGATGGCTTGTTTCTGCCACCTTATCGCACACTTGGCTTTAATGCACAGTTGCGAATGAACGACTCTTTGTTGGTACAATCTTATGTTGATGCCTATGAATTAAGCTATCCTGAGGCTTTAGCACAGATAGAAAAAGAGGTTGATGAGATTTATCAAGCATTAGATGAGGAAGGATTATTTGAGCTAAATGACCTTGGAAGTCTATCAAGAAATAGTGAAGGTAATTTAGAGTTTGAACCTTTTGAAAGTGGTATTCTCACGCCATTGTATTATGGTTTGAGTAGCTTTAACTTCACAAAGTTTGTTACTGAGAAGCAGTCTGCACCTACAACAATTGAGGTTAAGACACAAAAGCAGGGTGTTGTCTTTGTTGATGACTCAGATACTGCGAATAAACGTCTTAGCATCAGTATGCGTGCAGTGCGCAATGTAGCTGCTGCAGCAGTCTTCCTTACTGCGGTCTTCCTTGTTGCCTTCCCTGGTTCTAACCGTCAAGGTGCAAATGATAAACAGCAAATAAAGAGCGGAGTTCTTTATAATATCTTCGATTCTGACGATACGTCAAATGCTTCTCAGCAACTAAATACATTAACTCCTACTAATCAAGTGTCAGGTGTTAAGTTGCAGCAGACAACTCCTACTATTACTTCTCATTATTGGGCAATCGTTATGGCAAGCCATGTAACAGAAAGTAATGCACGTGCTTTTGTACATAAATTGCAAAAGAGTGGACTTTCTGATGCGCGTGTCTATGAAGGAGCTGAAAGCATAAAGGTTCTTTATGGCTATTTCTCAAGTCAAAAGGAAGCTTATGAAAAGATGAAGTTTATCAATAAAACTACAGATTTTAAGGAAGCTTGGGTGATAGAAATTGGAAAGTAA
- a CDS encoding esterase-like activity of phytase family protein, producing MVMKLKLKHILFFVFCFPFTLFAQAQQLVRLNPQHYFQRTVPKGNYSGLTWLGGDRYAVVSDKTSESGFFRFRIQIDSVSGDIKDIVNEGFQSSGELNKDEEDIAFFPKDSTLFISREADNSILEYGMNGKLTGRGLAIPSVFSTATPAYSFEALTYNIHTHRFWTTSESTLKTDGEQANAKNQVKNRLRFQSFDDSFVPQEQYAYLMDAAESHPSVSNYAMGVPAMAALDDGKLLALEREFVVTSSKIGSFVENKIYCVDPSKSMTISQEKALDADSPYMQKTLVATWKTSLELLRQNLANYEGMCLGPRLADGSQVIVLCADSQDQYGGVLRDWFRTIIIR from the coding sequence ATGGTTATGAAACTAAAACTCAAGCATATTTTATTCTTTGTTTTCTGTTTTCCATTTACGCTTTTTGCACAAGCCCAACAGCTTGTCAGACTCAATCCACAGCATTACTTTCAGCGTACAGTTCCTAAAGGAAACTATAGTGGGTTGACATGGTTGGGTGGTGATCGCTATGCTGTGGTTTCTGATAAGACGTCTGAAAGTGGCTTCTTTCGCTTTCGTATACAGATAGATTCTGTTAGTGGAGATATTAAAGACATTGTGAATGAGGGCTTCCAATCATCGGGCGAGTTAAATAAAGATGAAGAGGACATAGCTTTCTTTCCTAAAGACAGCACGTTGTTCATATCCCGTGAAGCAGATAATAGTATTTTAGAATATGGAATGAATGGTAAACTGACGGGGCGTGGGCTTGCTATTCCCTCCGTTTTCAGTACGGCTACACCAGCTTATAGCTTTGAAGCACTAACTTACAATATCCATACGCACCGTTTTTGGACGACTTCTGAAAGTACGTTGAAGACAGATGGAGAACAGGCTAATGCAAAGAATCAAGTGAAGAATAGACTTCGTTTTCAAAGTTTCGATGACTCCTTTGTTCCTCAAGAACAGTATGCTTATTTGATGGATGCTGCGGAGAGTCACCCTTCTGTGTCTAATTATGCAATGGGTGTACCAGCAATGGCAGCCTTAGATGATGGAAAATTACTTGCTTTAGAGCGTGAATTCGTGGTAACCTCAAGTAAAATTGGTTCGTTTGTAGAGAATAAGATTTATTGTGTTGACCCTTCGAAGTCTATGACTATCAGTCAAGAAAAAGCACTTGATGCGGATAGTCCGTATATGCAGAAGACTTTGGTTGCAACGTGGAAAACCTCATTAGAACTGCTTCGTCAGAATCTTGCTAACTATGAGGGTATGTGTCTTGGCCCCCGCCTTGCAGACGGAAGCCAAGTTATAGTTCTTTGTGCTGATAGCCAAGATCAATATGGTGGAGTTCTTCGTGACTGGTTTCGTACGATTATTATTCGATGA